From the genome of Uranotaenia lowii strain MFRU-FL chromosome 1, ASM2978415v1, whole genome shotgun sequence, one region includes:
- the LOC129741599 gene encoding L-asparaginase isoform X2, producing MSTSGPKVDSTTTTTGNSSNPSDSSDEDGGLVMRPNGNGTEEKMNGHTMVSSSTSPGNGSPMNGVNIAVPVTGGSPWKRKQLMDLNPNGSLDLRKLNMRRNSSYGKIPSENVEAKVLVLYTGGTIGMMRNEKNALEPRPNEFVRRIRQYPNMHDDAYASKRYGPAKNMAPLVLPYVEGEHRRILYQITEYEPLLDSANMAVVDWVRIATDIKQSYEFFDGFVVLHGTDTLSYTAAALSFMFENLGKTVVITGSQIPIFETRTDGKDNFTSALILAGNYVIPEVCIFFNSRLFRGNRTIKTSSNALDAFNSPNVAPLAKMGINVEIDYRLIFRPCTVEKFSVHVHMDENVGLLRLFPSISTTTVKAFLQPPMKGIVLQSYGAGNIPTNRADLVAALREAADRGVIIVNCTQCNEGAVCDLYETGRQLQEIGVIPGFDMTPEAALAKLAYVLSKDDWNLETKKLMMKNNLRGEMTHEKTPEIQEYDLIDAVARTLHLNSQKELSQLKSSLFPAMINTAVLAGDIGKLNNLKSYGANLSAENYDHRTPLHVACSEGNLEVVQFLLQNGAAVHIRDRYDRTPLMDAILNDQHQIIRLLIKCGAHLTGSIRTIGDNLCNAAARNLLNRLESYRIAGADLTQEDSSGRTALHVAAMYGNLEITQYLIKNYAEINAVDYLGLTSLDYAIKLNARPVMDFLMEKDAKRGDELTDEPKRPDLNDSFDY from the exons ATGTCCACAAGCGGTCCCAAGGTCGATAGCACCACAACTACCACCGGAAATAGCAGCAATCCGTCCGACAGCAGTGACGAAGACGGAGGTCTGGTGATGCGTCCTAACGGAAACGGCACAGAGGAAAAAATGAACGGGCACACGATGGTTAGTTCCAGTACCAGTCCCGGAAATGGCAGCCCTATGAATGGCGTTAACATAGCAGTTCCCGTTACGGGAGGATCACCATGGAAGCGTAAACAGCTGATGGATCTAAATCCGAATGGAAGTCTGGACCTGAGGAAGCTCAACATGCGGCGGAATTCCAGCTATGGAAAAATTCCGTCGGAAAATGTCGAAGCCAAAGTTTTGGTGCTCTACACAGGCGGTACGATCGGTATGATGCGAAATGAGAAGAATG CACTGGAACCGCGACCGAATGAGTTTGTACGACGAATACGTCAGTATCCCAATATGCACGATGACGCATACGCTTCCAAACGATATGGTCCGGCCAAAAATATGGCTCCACTGGTTCTGCCCTATGTGGAAGGAGAACACCGTCGGATTCTCTATCAAATTACCGAATATGAACCATTGCTAGATTCGGCCAACATGGCCGTCGTAGATTGGGTACGGATAGCCACTGATATTAAACAATCGTATGAATTCTTCGACGGATTCGTCGTTCTGCATGGTACCGATACGCTGTCGTACACTGCAGCTGCCCTATCTTTCATGTTTGAAAACCTTGGTAAAACGGTAGTCATTACTGGATCTCAAATTCCCATATTTGAGACCCGAACTGATGGAAAGGACAACTTTACGTCGGCTTTGATCTTGGCCGGGAACTACGTGATTCCCGAAGTTTGCATTTTCTTCAACAGTCGATTGTTTCGGGGCAATCGAACGATCAAAACCAGTAGCAACGCGTTGGATGCTTTCAATTCTCCTAACGTTGCCCCATTGGCCAAAATGGGAATCAATGTGGAGATCGACTACCGACTCATATTTCGACCATGTACGGTTGAGAAATTCAGCGTACACGTGCATATGGATGAAAACGTTGGTTTATTGCGCCTATTCCCTAGCATTTCCACAACCACAGTTAAAGCATTCCTGCAGCCTCCGATGAAGGGGATCGTTTTGCAGTCGTATGGCGCTGGGAACATCCCAACCAATAGAGCTGATCTGGTGGCTGCTTTGAGGGAGGCAGCCGACCGAGGTGTTATCATTGTAAATTGTACGCAGTGCAACGAAGGGGCTGTCTGCGATCTGTACGAAACAGGCCGACAGCTTCAGGAAATAGGAGTCATCCCCGGCTTTGACATGACTCCCGAGGCAGCCTTGGCCAAACTAGCCTATGTACTGAGCAAAGATGATTGGAATTTAGAGACAAAGAAATTG ATGATGAAAAACAATCTTCGCGGTGAGATGACCCACGAAAAAACTCCGGAAATTCAGGAGTACGATCTGATTGACGCAGTTGCCCGTACTTTGCATCTGAACTCGCAAAAGGAGTTAAGCCAACTGAAGTCTTCCCTGTTTCCGGCTATGATAAATACGGCAGTACTTGCTGGAGACATTGGAAAG CTCAACAACCTTAAAAGTTACGGTGCAAATCTTTCGGCGGAAAACTACGACCATCGTACACCGCTGCATGTGGCGTGTAGCGAAGGAAACCTGGAGGTGGTTCAATTTCTGCTACAAAACGGGGCAGCAGTTCACATCCGCGATCGCTACGACCGAACTCCTCTGATGGATGCCATCTTGAACGATCAGCATCAGATCATTCGGCTATTGATCAAGTGTGGAGCTCATTTGACTGGTTCGATACGCACTATCGGTGATAATCTGTGCAATGCGGCAGCCCGGAACCTTCTGAATCGATTGGAGTCGTATCGGATTGCCGGGGCGGACTTAACTCAAGAGGACTCATCCGGACGGACAGCGCTGCACGTGGCCGCCATGTATGGGAATCTCGAAATAACTCAGTATTTGATCAAAAACTACGCCGAAATAAATGCGGTGGATTATCTTGGACTGACTTCATTGGATTACGCCATTAAACTGAATGCACGACCGGTTATGGACTTCCTCATGGAAAAGGACGCCAAACGAGGCGATGAGTTGACTGATGAGCCTAAGCGGCCGGATCTAAACGATTCCTTTGACTATTAA
- the LOC129741599 gene encoding L-asparaginase isoform X1, with product MITVWKLSKAQISEAVLCNRRVYTKISETTAIKLLELKDILRRKEGPMYFYDTGMSTSGPKVDSTTTTTGNSSNPSDSSDEDGGLVMRPNGNGTEEKMNGHTMVSSSTSPGNGSPMNGVNIAVPVTGGSPWKRKQLMDLNPNGSLDLRKLNMRRNSSYGKIPSENVEAKVLVLYTGGTIGMMRNEKNALEPRPNEFVRRIRQYPNMHDDAYASKRYGPAKNMAPLVLPYVEGEHRRILYQITEYEPLLDSANMAVVDWVRIATDIKQSYEFFDGFVVLHGTDTLSYTAAALSFMFENLGKTVVITGSQIPIFETRTDGKDNFTSALILAGNYVIPEVCIFFNSRLFRGNRTIKTSSNALDAFNSPNVAPLAKMGINVEIDYRLIFRPCTVEKFSVHVHMDENVGLLRLFPSISTTTVKAFLQPPMKGIVLQSYGAGNIPTNRADLVAALREAADRGVIIVNCTQCNEGAVCDLYETGRQLQEIGVIPGFDMTPEAALAKLAYVLSKDDWNLETKKLMMKNNLRGEMTHEKTPEIQEYDLIDAVARTLHLNSQKELSQLKSSLFPAMINTAVLAGDIGKLNNLKSYGANLSAENYDHRTPLHVACSEGNLEVVQFLLQNGAAVHIRDRYDRTPLMDAILNDQHQIIRLLIKCGAHLTGSIRTIGDNLCNAAARNLLNRLESYRIAGADLTQEDSSGRTALHVAAMYGNLEITQYLIKNYAEINAVDYLGLTSLDYAIKLNARPVMDFLMEKDAKRGDELTDEPKRPDLNDSFDY from the exons ATGATTACTGTTTGGAAATTGAGCAAAGCTCAAATATCAGAGGCTGTGCTGTGTAACAGAAGAGTTTATACAAAAATATCAGAAACGACGGCAATCAAACTGTTGGAGTTGAAGGACATATTGCGGAGAAAAGAAGGTCCGATGTATTTTTAC GATACGGGAATGTCCACAAGCGGTCCCAAGGTCGATAGCACCACAACTACCACCGGAAATAGCAGCAATCCGTCCGACAGCAGTGACGAAGACGGAGGTCTGGTGATGCGTCCTAACGGAAACGGCACAGAGGAAAAAATGAACGGGCACACGATGGTTAGTTCCAGTACCAGTCCCGGAAATGGCAGCCCTATGAATGGCGTTAACATAGCAGTTCCCGTTACGGGAGGATCACCATGGAAGCGTAAACAGCTGATGGATCTAAATCCGAATGGAAGTCTGGACCTGAGGAAGCTCAACATGCGGCGGAATTCCAGCTATGGAAAAATTCCGTCGGAAAATGTCGAAGCCAAAGTTTTGGTGCTCTACACAGGCGGTACGATCGGTATGATGCGAAATGAGAAGAATG CACTGGAACCGCGACCGAATGAGTTTGTACGACGAATACGTCAGTATCCCAATATGCACGATGACGCATACGCTTCCAAACGATATGGTCCGGCCAAAAATATGGCTCCACTGGTTCTGCCCTATGTGGAAGGAGAACACCGTCGGATTCTCTATCAAATTACCGAATATGAACCATTGCTAGATTCGGCCAACATGGCCGTCGTAGATTGGGTACGGATAGCCACTGATATTAAACAATCGTATGAATTCTTCGACGGATTCGTCGTTCTGCATGGTACCGATACGCTGTCGTACACTGCAGCTGCCCTATCTTTCATGTTTGAAAACCTTGGTAAAACGGTAGTCATTACTGGATCTCAAATTCCCATATTTGAGACCCGAACTGATGGAAAGGACAACTTTACGTCGGCTTTGATCTTGGCCGGGAACTACGTGATTCCCGAAGTTTGCATTTTCTTCAACAGTCGATTGTTTCGGGGCAATCGAACGATCAAAACCAGTAGCAACGCGTTGGATGCTTTCAATTCTCCTAACGTTGCCCCATTGGCCAAAATGGGAATCAATGTGGAGATCGACTACCGACTCATATTTCGACCATGTACGGTTGAGAAATTCAGCGTACACGTGCATATGGATGAAAACGTTGGTTTATTGCGCCTATTCCCTAGCATTTCCACAACCACAGTTAAAGCATTCCTGCAGCCTCCGATGAAGGGGATCGTTTTGCAGTCGTATGGCGCTGGGAACATCCCAACCAATAGAGCTGATCTGGTGGCTGCTTTGAGGGAGGCAGCCGACCGAGGTGTTATCATTGTAAATTGTACGCAGTGCAACGAAGGGGCTGTCTGCGATCTGTACGAAACAGGCCGACAGCTTCAGGAAATAGGAGTCATCCCCGGCTTTGACATGACTCCCGAGGCAGCCTTGGCCAAACTAGCCTATGTACTGAGCAAAGATGATTGGAATTTAGAGACAAAGAAATTG ATGATGAAAAACAATCTTCGCGGTGAGATGACCCACGAAAAAACTCCGGAAATTCAGGAGTACGATCTGATTGACGCAGTTGCCCGTACTTTGCATCTGAACTCGCAAAAGGAGTTAAGCCAACTGAAGTCTTCCCTGTTTCCGGCTATGATAAATACGGCAGTACTTGCTGGAGACATTGGAAAG CTCAACAACCTTAAAAGTTACGGTGCAAATCTTTCGGCGGAAAACTACGACCATCGTACACCGCTGCATGTGGCGTGTAGCGAAGGAAACCTGGAGGTGGTTCAATTTCTGCTACAAAACGGGGCAGCAGTTCACATCCGCGATCGCTACGACCGAACTCCTCTGATGGATGCCATCTTGAACGATCAGCATCAGATCATTCGGCTATTGATCAAGTGTGGAGCTCATTTGACTGGTTCGATACGCACTATCGGTGATAATCTGTGCAATGCGGCAGCCCGGAACCTTCTGAATCGATTGGAGTCGTATCGGATTGCCGGGGCGGACTTAACTCAAGAGGACTCATCCGGACGGACAGCGCTGCACGTGGCCGCCATGTATGGGAATCTCGAAATAACTCAGTATTTGATCAAAAACTACGCCGAAATAAATGCGGTGGATTATCTTGGACTGACTTCATTGGATTACGCCATTAAACTGAATGCACGACCGGTTATGGACTTCCTCATGGAAAAGGACGCCAAACGAGGCGATGAGTTGACTGATGAGCCTAAGCGGCCGGATCTAAACGATTCCTTTGACTATTAA
- the LOC129739496 gene encoding glutamyl-tRNA(Gln) amidotransferase subunit B, mitochondrial — protein MACNALLRKNSLIFNVRHRNLATKAATKQSASPAGSKWRSVIGLEVHAQIQTSSKLFSGAEVSFGAPINSCVSLFDASVPGTLPALNRRCVEQAIRTALALGCRIAPVSSFDRKHYFYADLPAGYQITQQREPLARGGLLSFPVFVPGVTRKPYYKSARLLQLQLEQDSGKSLHDPIERKSLVDLNRAGVPLMELVFEPDLETGEEAAALVKELILILTRLGSCSCRMEEGALRVDANISVHQPDTPLGTRTEVKNIGSVRAVAQAIEHEIQRQIGILDEGGRIFNETRAWDAVGRQTVAMRDKEVVQDYRFMPEPNLPPLHVRVDEQSATIDDPHTVDAVRIFSELPELPDETRKNIVEVHNLTEEMAIILVNDITLYGHFQAIIQSSSTTRPPKVVANFLINELLTTLNKNKMDLDQCRISSNHLAQLIDMLQANTINPYLARLILQELLLATTNEERPADIAQRNDWLMITDPARIEQLCREVIQRNPKLVQKYQSGKDKMLYALAGEIAKATEQKVDMAKVVELLRAMLKTAA, from the exons atggcCTGCAACGCtttgttgagaaaaaattcGCTTATTTTCAATGTACGCCATCGGAATTTGGCCACCAAAGCGGCTACCAAACAATCTGCCAG CCCCGCCGGGAGCAAGTGGCGAAGCGTAATCGGCTTGGAAGTGCACGCCCAAATTCAAACCTCTTCCAAACTATTCTCCGGAGCCGAAGTGAGCTTCGGGGCCCCCATCAATTCTTGTGTGTCCCTGTTCGATGCCTCGGTTCCGGGAACGCTTCCGGCTCTGAATCGTCGATGCGTCGAACAGGCCATTCGAACGGCGCTGGCCCTGGGCTGCCGGATTGCACCGGTTTCCAGTTTCGATCGGAAACACTATTTTTATGCCGACTTGCCAGCAGGTTATCAGATAACGCAACAGCGGGAACCGTTGGCCCGCGGGGGATTGCTTTCGTTTCCGGTGTTTGTTCCCGGGGTCACCCGGAAGCCGTACTACAAATCGGCTCGGCTGCTTCAGCTGCAGCTGGAACAGGACAGCGGCAAATCGTTGCACGATCCGATCGAGCGCAA AAGCCTAGTTGATCTGAACCGTGCGGGCGTTCCCCTGATGGAACTGGTCTTCGAACCGGATCTGGAAACCGGAGAAGAAGCAGCCGCACTGGTTAAAGAGTTGATTCTGATTCTAACTAGGCTAGGTAGTTGCTCGTGCAGGATGGAAG AAGGTGCCTTGAGAGTCGATGCCAACATTTCGGTGCACCAACCGGACACTCCACTAGGAACGCGCACCGAAGTCAAAAATATCGGTTCGGTCCGTGCGGTTGCCCAAGCCATCGAACACGAAATCCAACGACAGATAGGGATCCTGGACGAGGGTGGACGAATTTTTAACGAAACTCGCGCCTGGGATGCCGTCGGCCGTCAAACGGTGGCCATGCGCGACAAAGAAGTCGTACAGGACTATCGGTTCATGCCGGAACCGAATCTGCCACCACTACATGTACGCGTTGATGAGCAAAGCGCAACCATTGACGATCCTCATACGGTGGATGCCGTTCGAATCTTCTCCGAGCTGCCGGAACTTCCAGACGAAACACGCAAAAATATCGTCGAGGTGCACAACCTTACAGAGGAAATGGCAATCATTCTAGTC AACGACATAACTTTGTACGGACACTTCCAAGCGATCATTCAAAGTTCCTCGACAACGAGACCCCCAAAGGTAGTAGCCAACTTCCTTATCAACGAACTGCTAACaacattaaacaaaaacaagatgGACTTGGATCAGTGTCGCATTTCAAGCAACCATTTGGCCCAGCTTATCGATATGCTGCAAGCCAATACCATCAACCCGTACCTGGCTAGACTGATCCTTCAGGAACTGTTGCTGGCAACGACTAACGAAGAGCGACCGGCCGACATTGCCCAGCGAAACGACTGGCTTATGATAACGGACCCGGCCAGGATCGAACAGCTGTGTCGGGAGGTAATCCAACGCAATCCCAAGCTGGTCCAGAAGTACCAGTCCGGCAAGGATAAGATGTTGTACGCGTTGGCCGGCGAAATTGCGAAGGCCACCGAGCAGAAGGTTGACATGGCCAAGGTGGTGGAGCTGCTTAGGGCCATGCTGAAGACGGCGGCTTAG
- the LOC129739497 gene encoding uncharacterized protein LOC129739497 isoform X2, whose protein sequence is MQIPDTGPTSYCRLCFSQQNVTWLIDSDQHRAERMKNFEIESFDIKEEILSEPEKPNSSDARPDVEPAKETTSNPIVLFEVPVPTVNGEPNQTQQAKVNIIISESTSPSVPSQPEIPKAKTKSSRKKSNQNKRQLHKDKSSDDEGPKTSPVPPTDIKVPKFRVVAKKRLQSEIRSAKQRGNLRFRTCRHCQQILNTIGARIGHERTCESAKGKPTSPPSNFKPISPKDIRRQLSLYSINDYATKPQPNSVVLNAKRVATMHQAGPIGGDVQTTSPEEPNDKE, encoded by the exons ATGCAAAT ACCGGATACGGGTCCTACGAGCTACTGCAGGCTCTGCTTCTCCCAGCAAAACGTCACCTGGCTGATAGATTCCGATCAGCACCG AGCCGAACGGATGAAAAACTTCGAGATTGAGAGCTTCGACATTAAGGAAGAGATCCTTTCGGAACCGGAAAAGCCTAATTCGAGTGATGCAAGGCCTGACGTTGAACCAGCGAAGGAAACAACTTCCAATCCTATCGTTCTTTTTGAGGTACCAGTTCCCACGGTTAACGGTGAACCCAACCAAACTCAACAAGCGAAAGTCAACATCATAATAAGCGAAAGTACAAGTCCCTCAGTTCCATCTCAACCGGAGATACCGAAAGCTAAAACGAAAAGCAGTAGGaagaaatcaaatcaaaataagcgACAACTGCATAAAGATAAATCTTCAGACGACGAAGGACCAAAAACCAGCCCTGTCCCTCCGACCGACATTAAGGTTCCTAAGTTTCGGGTAGTCGCTAAAAAACGGCTGCAGTCAGAAATAAGAAGTGCTAAGCAAAGGGGCAACCTTCGATTCAGGACCTGTCGACACTGTCAGCAAATATTGAACACGATTGGGGCGCGTATCGGACATGAGAGAACGTGCGAATCCGCCAAAGGGAAACCTACTTCTCCGCCCAGCAACTTCAAGCCGATTTCGCCCAAAGACATCCGGAGGCAACTGAGTCTTTACTCGATTAACGATTATGCTACCAAACCCCAACCGAATAGTGTTGTTCTAAACGCGAAACGGGTTGCTACCATGCACCAGGCGGGACCCATAGGTGGCGATGTTCAAACCACAAGTCCGGAAGAACCGAACGATAAAGAGTAA
- the LOC129739497 gene encoding uncharacterized protein LOC129739497 isoform X1 has product MQIPDTGPTSYCRLCFSQQNVTWLIDSDQHRLVLQIHENLGLHLSAQQDDFPCGICRLCALTLETFVEFRERSKSCDFLLRAERMKNFEIESFDIKEEILSEPEKPNSSDARPDVEPAKETTSNPIVLFEVPVPTVNGEPNQTQQAKVNIIISESTSPSVPSQPEIPKAKTKSSRKKSNQNKRQLHKDKSSDDEGPKTSPVPPTDIKVPKFRVVAKKRLQSEIRSAKQRGNLRFRTCRHCQQILNTIGARIGHERTCESAKGKPTSPPSNFKPISPKDIRRQLSLYSINDYATKPQPNSVVLNAKRVATMHQAGPIGGDVQTTSPEEPNDKE; this is encoded by the exons ATGCAAAT ACCGGATACGGGTCCTACGAGCTACTGCAGGCTCTGCTTCTCCCAGCAAAACGTCACCTGGCTGATAGATTCCGATCAGCACCGGTTGGTACTGCAGATACATGAAAATCTCGGTCTCCATCTGTCCGCTCAGCAGGACGACTTTCCCTGCGGGATATGTCGACTCTGTGCCCTGACGTTGGAAACCTTCGTAGAGTTTCGGGAACGTTCAAAAAGTTGTGATTTTCTCCTTAGAGCCGAACGGATGAAAAACTTCGAGATTGAGAGCTTCGACATTAAGGAAGAGATCCTTTCGGAACCGGAAAAGCCTAATTCGAGTGATGCAAGGCCTGACGTTGAACCAGCGAAGGAAACAACTTCCAATCCTATCGTTCTTTTTGAGGTACCAGTTCCCACGGTTAACGGTGAACCCAACCAAACTCAACAAGCGAAAGTCAACATCATAATAAGCGAAAGTACAAGTCCCTCAGTTCCATCTCAACCGGAGATACCGAAAGCTAAAACGAAAAGCAGTAGGaagaaatcaaatcaaaataagcgACAACTGCATAAAGATAAATCTTCAGACGACGAAGGACCAAAAACCAGCCCTGTCCCTCCGACCGACATTAAGGTTCCTAAGTTTCGGGTAGTCGCTAAAAAACGGCTGCAGTCAGAAATAAGAAGTGCTAAGCAAAGGGGCAACCTTCGATTCAGGACCTGTCGACACTGTCAGCAAATATTGAACACGATTGGGGCGCGTATCGGACATGAGAGAACGTGCGAATCCGCCAAAGGGAAACCTACTTCTCCGCCCAGCAACTTCAAGCCGATTTCGCCCAAAGACATCCGGAGGCAACTGAGTCTTTACTCGATTAACGATTATGCTACCAAACCCCAACCGAATAGTGTTGTTCTAAACGCGAAACGGGTTGCTACCATGCACCAGGCGGGACCCATAGGTGGCGATGTTCAAACCACAAGTCCGGAAGAACCGAACGATAAAGAGTAA